The DNA region AATAAGAGAAATGTATAAATCCTCATAAAACCTTGTTTATCCTCCctgataaatgtttaaaatggaaAATCCACAACGCTGAAATCACCTAAAGCACCTCAGTGATGTCATTTCTCTTTCTTCACAAAGCTTGTGTTCAGTGATGCATTCTTTAAGGGAAGAAGATGTTTCACTGATACATTacatggatggatagatggatatccatccatcctgtATTAAAAGCTTTACAGGTGGTCAAAACAGCTCCCACCAACACTGATCATTAATGGTATCCACTGCTCTGTGCAGTAGATGAAGTTGTGCCTGACAGCTGTGCTTTGAAAGGAACACCAAACCGATGTCGGGTTTAGTTACCATACAGGATGTGGAGCCTGCAGGATGTGAACAGATGTGAGAGTCAGTGACGAAGCCTCCCCATTTCTGCCTGCAGAAGGTTGCGTTGACGAGTGTGAGCCCAGTGTGGTGCAGCCGGTCTGGATCAACACCCTCTACCAAATTAAGAAGGGTCAGTGTAAAGTACGATCAGGATACAGAGGTCTGAAGTCCTGTCACATGACTCAGTCTGATCACACACCAAACCACTGGTTGTTCCTGTTCTGTACACTATGCAGGAGGAATGAGGATGTTACCTTGCAGGAGGAATAAGGATGTTACCTTTCGCTTTAGTTGCTCCCCAGCCAGCTGTGATACAAGACCAGGTGTCATCCAGGTCGTCATCCTCATCAGGGACACAAACTGGAGACACTTCAGAACCTGTAGACAGAGTCAGGGCACAGTGAAGACTTCTCAGACACAGTGAAGACTTCTCAGAGTCAAATCTCCTGAAGGTTCAGGCTCACCAAGTCTGGCAGCAACGCTCAGGTGAAGCAGTGCCAGGTCAGACTTCGGGGGGAAGCCCGTTTTCTGTGGTGGGTTAAAGACTTTGTCCACTAGGATTGTTTGAACTGGCAGGAACTTGATGTCATGAAGCCCCAAAACTGCCACATCCTCTTTAGccctgcaggaggaggaggtcaGTAGGAACATTAGCAGAGCTGAAACGTGACAGATTACACTGCAGTACTGGAGCCAGTATTAATTGTAGCAGGACTACCTGACGCCGCAGTGTTTGGCGGTGATGACCCAGTGGGGGTGGATCAGAGCGCCGCTGCAGTAGTGGCGACCATTAGACTGTAGGCTGACCTGCCAGGGCCAGAGGAAGGGGCAGGACTCAGTCACATTCACCACGGACAACACGCCGTCTACGGACAGCGAGATTTCGGCGAGGCCGGGAGTCTGATCACAGCCGGAGCTCTGCTGCTTACCGCACTCCTCTGTTACCCAAACAACATGCAGGAATGGACAAAATAGAAACACCTGAACTACATGTTGATACACTGACTGGTGGTTCTTCTGTTGCAGTTTAAAGAtggtgtgattaaaaaaaaaaaagagagaaaaagcttACCTTCATCTATGAGGTCATCTTCAGACACTTGAGCCTGATCACCTGGAAATGGAAGAAGTCCATCAGAACAgactccacctgctgcaggtgtAGAAAGGTTGTGGACTCTGAAACTCACCCATGGTGTCAGACATCCACTGAGCATGCTGCTGCACTCTGGTGTACACTCCAGGTCTTTTGGCTCGACCACAACCCACCCCCCAACTCACCAAACCTGCCAGCTCATACCTGGTGCCTGTGAAGCAGGACAGAGGACCTCCAGAATCCccctgacacacaaacaggaacaCAGACACCAC from Pelmatolapia mariae isolate MD_Pm_ZW linkage group LG17, Pm_UMD_F_2, whole genome shotgun sequence includes:
- the ovch1 gene encoding ovochymase-1 isoform X2, with the translated sequence MSLHSKASLWTVLAGKHDLDKAEEPQEQLVGVSMIFIHHSYNTQSKESDIALLKLEKPLEFNHFVRPIDIWMTPLPLLMKCTITGWGSTRENGPRVNRLQEVNVTILPSDTCNQYYLGRIRPSMFCAGKDEGGLDACQGDSGGPLSCFTGTRYELAGLVSWGVGCGRAKRPGVYTRVQQHAQWMSDTMGDQAQVSEDDLIDEEECGKQQSSGCDQTPGLAEISLSVDGVLSVVNVTESCPFLWPWQVSLQSNGRHYCSGALIHPHWVITAKHCGVRAKEDVAVLGLHDIKFLPVQTILVDKVFNPPQKTGFPPKSDLALLHLSVAARLGSEVSPVCVPDEDDDLDDTWSCITAGWGATKAKEGVDPDRLHHTGLTLVNATFCRQKWGGFVTDSHICSHPAGSTSCMGDAGAPLFCQKYGTYFLFGVVTWGSWHCDSEKPAIFTRVSDYQSWIRKMIFKF